TGTAGATTTACATATAGATTTCCCTGTTTCGTTTGAACCCTATGTTATGGGAATGACAGCGTTTATGAAGGGGGTTCAAAGAATTGGCTACGAAAACTATCAAGTTCATAATCATCGCCTAAATGCACTTAACTTTTTATATCCAAAAGTAGATACCATAAAAAGAGTGATGAGGTTATACGATAAAAACCCTGATCTTTTTGGTAGATTATGCAAGAAGGAATTCTCGGAGGAGTTAAGGTCTAGTGAGCAAAAAGATCTAAATCTTGCTTTGTATGCAGTAATTGCTAAAGTATTTTTTCCGTTTTCTATGCCAAATGAAAACGCAGAATCTGTCAATATTTTTATGCGGGTGACTCGCGACCTAATGCAAGGCAAGAAAGAAGCGTTTGATAAGTTCATTCGCGATATTATTTCAAATGACTTCCTAAAGAATCTACAAAAGGATTGCCTTGAGATATATCCAGAGATTCTCAAATACGAATTGGTGTTCAGGCCCGCGCTATTTTTTGATTTCGATCAGCAATATCAGAATGAACTGGTTGCTTTCAGGGTCTCAACTGATGAATTCTTAACGTATAAAGATTTATATAAAGATATATCTGAGATTATGTCGCGCCAGCTGGTGTTGATTGCGGGAATAAACAACATAATATTAAGAGGCGATCACAACGAGTTTGGTGATTTTGGAAAACGAACGCCGAAATCATTAAATAAATATGCGGATGTAGCGTTTGGTCAGAAAATTGAATTCCTGGATGACTGCTGGTATGAGATAGATGAAAGCCTTTATGATAATCAGCTTCGTAACTCTATCGCTCACTTCAAGGCAGAATATGATGATGTATCGCAAAAGATAACATACTACCCTAGAAAAGAAGGGATGAATCAAGAAAAACAAGAAACGTTATTTTTTATGGATTTTATACGGAAATGCTTGCTCTCTTATAGGGAAATGCACCGTATGCACCATTTGATAAAATGTCTCTTCAACTACTATTACATTATATACAGCGAAAAAGCTTAACAAGCGCATGCACAGGAAGCCAACTGCGCGCCGCCAATTGTGGTGCGCTTCGCGCACTTTACCACAATTGGCTCTGCTCCGTTGTCTCCTGTGATGCGGGCGTTATGCGAGTATTCACCACCGTGCCACAAATAAAACTTAATTTTGGAGATCCCTATGTTGGAGATGAGGCCAGGGTGCGAATGCTGTGACAAAGATCTACCGGCAGACTCGAGCGGTGCTTATATTTGTTCTTTTGAGTGTACCTTCTGTAGAGATTGCACGTCGAATCGACTAAATTTTATTTGCCCAAATTGTGGTGGCGGTCTAGTTGAAAGACCAATCCGACCTACTTCAAAACTGAAATCTAACCCAGCATCGTTGGATAGAGTCTATAAACCATTAGGCTGTAAGGAGACAGTGTAGATTTTTGCCGTGAAATTGAGATCTAATAACTGCGAACTATCTCCGCTTACCAAATACGATCGATCGCATA
Above is a window of Ketobacter sp. MCCC 1A13808 DNA encoding:
- a CDS encoding DUF1272 domain-containing protein — translated: MLEMRPGCECCDKDLPADSSGAYICSFECTFCRDCTSNRLNFICPNCGGGLVERPIRPTSKLKSNPASLDRVYKPLGCKETV